One part of the Sphaerochaeta sp. genome encodes these proteins:
- a CDS encoding MTAP family purine nucleoside phosphorylase, whose translation MKAIIGGTGLDHPNGIQVTERRISTPFGVVPVSIGEGKDTSLVFLARHGSLHDTPPHLVNYRANIAALKKLGVDALVGVYAVGSITRFLLPGQCAVVADFLDFASASRQGTFFTGGEAGVRHVAMDQPFDQNLRSTLLAGNPTWKDGGVYVTTPGPRLETKAEIRAYRALGADYVGMTLGTEATLAKEAGIAMAAVAYSVNWAAGVAEEGMAFLSDADAGSLASSLLGAIRTVLLKERI comes from the coding sequence ATGAAAGCGATCATCGGAGGAACGGGACTGGATCACCCAAATGGCATTCAGGTGACGGAGAGAAGGATATCAACTCCCTTTGGCGTTGTGCCGGTATCCATCGGGGAAGGGAAGGACACCTCTCTGGTGTTCCTCGCCCGCCATGGCTCGCTGCATGACACGCCACCTCATCTGGTCAATTACCGCGCCAACATCGCGGCATTGAAGAAACTGGGCGTGGACGCGCTTGTCGGCGTGTATGCCGTCGGCTCGATCACCCGGTTCCTCCTGCCGGGGCAGTGTGCCGTGGTAGCCGATTTTCTGGATTTCGCTTCCGCTTCCCGTCAGGGGACGTTCTTCACCGGAGGTGAAGCGGGAGTGCGTCATGTGGCGATGGACCAGCCGTTTGACCAGAATCTCCGCTCCACGTTGCTGGCTGGAAATCCCACATGGAAGGATGGGGGCGTGTATGTGACCACCCCCGGGCCTCGGCTTGAGACCAAGGCGGAGATCCGGGCGTATCGCGCACTTGGCGCCGACTATGTGGGCATGACGCTGGGGACGGAAGCGACACTGGCCAAAGAGGCCGGCATCGCCATGGCCGCCGTGGCGTACAGCGTCAACTGGGCCGCCGGAGTCGCGGAAGAGGGGATGGCGTTCCTCTCCGACGCAGATGCCGGATCGCTGGCGTCCTCATTGCTCGGGGCCATCCGAACTGTTTTGTTGAAGGAACGAATATGA
- a CDS encoding DUF2207 domain-containing protein gives MKRTLGLLMALLVTITASVWAATDYTITDYRMDVVASDANVLSVTETIDVYFSMPRHGIYRSIPIRFGDKRVGVSHLQSTVPMTRDSVSDDYLTFRLGDANRYVQGAQRYVISYQYAIGDDRNPAYDELLYDLLGTSWECPIERFSFSVIMPHPVDPTRIWVAVGAEGSDTPGSFTVSSDRLVVSGSAQNLGEGKGLNLRIELPEGYFASVVKEKDWSTLATGVSLLSALIVIALTIWLFLRYGRDDPVIPVVRFDAPQGLSPMDVGYLSDGSVDPKDLSAMVFYWADKGCLSISLPQKKLFQSQEYVFTKIKEPEGGQPYEQDFFDAFFRCGTDGVVRLSEMKSTRFSKDVTAVKAAVKYRFSHGENALQDGKADRVKAIAGILSFLPVLVSVVAVEKGFLDVESAQVLLLGIISVGVASVMARFIASWSLTVSKARLFLAALVGIVVTFICFGGVGYSLYQEGWKGVVIALSSTVLSAFAATVSAFIGRRSPYGVKVLGETLGYREFIATAKIEQLKMMIDQNPQLYYHVLSYAIVFGLEKKWARKFQGIMVENPAWCDGPAGSLGDAMMLGAMIGSLQSSVARNLYAQAASTPRGPIHSSFGGGGFVGGGFGGGGGGAW, from the coding sequence ATGAAACGAACGTTGGGCCTCTTGATGGCGCTGCTTGTCACCATAACCGCATCAGTGTGGGCGGCGACGGATTATACCATCACCGATTACCGGATGGATGTGGTGGCCAGTGATGCCAATGTCCTTTCCGTGACGGAGACGATCGACGTGTACTTCTCCATGCCGCGCCATGGGATCTATCGATCCATTCCTATCCGGTTTGGAGACAAACGGGTGGGAGTATCCCATCTTCAATCTACCGTCCCCATGACACGGGATTCCGTATCGGATGATTATCTGACCTTCCGCCTGGGAGACGCCAACCGGTATGTCCAAGGGGCGCAACGCTATGTGATCTCCTACCAGTACGCCATCGGGGATGACCGGAACCCCGCCTATGACGAACTTCTGTATGACCTGTTGGGAACTTCGTGGGAATGCCCGATCGAGAGGTTCTCCTTTTCCGTCATCATGCCGCACCCCGTCGATCCCACCCGGATTTGGGTCGCGGTGGGGGCGGAAGGTTCAGATACGCCGGGCTCGTTCACCGTCTCTTCCGACCGTCTGGTCGTCAGTGGGTCAGCCCAGAACCTCGGGGAAGGAAAAGGGTTGAACCTCCGCATCGAACTCCCGGAAGGATATTTCGCTTCGGTGGTCAAGGAGAAGGATTGGTCAACCCTTGCCACAGGAGTCTCGCTTCTTTCCGCGCTCATTGTCATCGCGTTGACCATCTGGCTGTTCCTGCGGTATGGTCGTGATGATCCCGTCATTCCCGTCGTCCGGTTTGACGCGCCTCAAGGGCTTTCGCCGATGGACGTAGGGTATCTCAGCGATGGATCGGTCGACCCCAAGGATCTCTCCGCCATGGTGTTCTACTGGGCGGACAAGGGGTGTCTTTCGATTTCCTTGCCGCAGAAAAAACTGTTCCAGTCGCAGGAGTACGTGTTCACCAAAATCAAGGAACCGGAAGGTGGACAACCCTATGAACAGGACTTTTTCGACGCGTTCTTCCGTTGCGGAACGGATGGCGTGGTTCGCCTTTCCGAAATGAAGAGTACTCGTTTTTCCAAGGATGTGACGGCGGTGAAGGCGGCGGTGAAGTATCGGTTCTCCCATGGGGAGAACGCCTTGCAGGATGGCAAGGCTGACCGGGTTAAGGCGATCGCCGGCATCCTTTCATTTCTTCCCGTGCTGGTGTCTGTCGTCGCGGTGGAAAAAGGGTTTCTGGATGTGGAGAGCGCCCAAGTGCTCCTTCTGGGGATCATCAGTGTGGGCGTCGCTTCCGTCATGGCACGGTTCATCGCTTCCTGGTCGTTGACCGTATCCAAAGCCCGGTTGTTCCTCGCCGCCTTGGTGGGGATCGTCGTGACCTTCATCTGTTTCGGGGGTGTTGGATATTCCTTGTACCAGGAAGGATGGAAAGGTGTGGTGATCGCTCTCTCCTCCACGGTGCTGTCTGCTTTCGCGGCGACCGTCTCCGCGTTCATCGGCAGGAGAAGCCCGTACGGCGTGAAGGTATTGGGAGAGACGCTGGGCTACCGTGAGTTCATCGCAACGGCGAAGATCGAGCAACTGAAGATGATGATCGACCAGAATCCGCAGCTGTACTATCACGTTCTGTCCTACGCCATCGTGTTTGGATTGGAGAAGAAATGGGCCCGGAAGTTCCAGGGCATCATGGTGGAGAATCCCGCCTGGTGCGATGGCCCCGCGGGCTCTTTGGGAGACGCCATGATGCTGGGCGCCATGATCGGCTCGCTCCAATCCTCCGTCGCTCGGAACCTGTATGCCCAAGCGGCTTCCACGCCCCGTGGCCCCATCCATTCGTCATTCGGTGGTGGTGGGTTCGTCGGGGGTGGTTTCGGTGGTGGCGGGGGCGGCGCCTGGTAA
- a CDS encoding DUF2156 domain-containing protein — protein sequence MEDRERVWSLVRNYAWNSMAYLALEPDKQWFFSQNGEGVAAYALSHGVMIVCADPICPPEMMPSFLNEIKRYAARHRYRLVLLFPGERFLSVYRACGFGIASIGEEAVFDLTTWNLRGGKAAKLRAAVNHAKKAGLVVKEYVPTQGRNPFIEQEFEAITNRWFSGKQTSRLQFALGDVGFDNPTDKRYLYAQAPDGRIEAFVVFLPYRGGTAYMADVTRRRPDAVYGAIQLVITQAFAKFREEGHTTASLGIAPLADVHEPWKRKGFQWECRYLYRHMNRVYGFQSLKNAKAEYAPTRWEPVYVVSRPRLLTFRMRYAMADVLDSKGFHDYVHAFFSHRHAYL from the coding sequence ATGGAAGACAGGGAACGCGTATGGAGCCTGGTCCGGAACTACGCGTGGAACTCCATGGCGTATCTCGCGTTGGAACCGGACAAACAGTGGTTCTTCTCCCAAAACGGGGAAGGCGTGGCGGCGTACGCCCTCTCCCATGGCGTGATGATCGTCTGCGCCGACCCCATCTGTCCTCCCGAAATGATGCCATCGTTTCTCAATGAAATCAAACGCTACGCGGCGCGGCATCGGTACCGGCTGGTGCTGTTGTTTCCCGGAGAACGGTTCCTTTCCGTCTACCGCGCCTGTGGGTTCGGCATCGCCTCCATTGGCGAGGAAGCGGTGTTCGATCTCACCACATGGAACCTCCGTGGCGGCAAAGCGGCAAAACTCCGCGCCGCGGTGAACCACGCAAAGAAAGCGGGGCTGGTGGTGAAGGAATACGTTCCAACCCAGGGGAGAAACCCTTTCATCGAGCAGGAATTCGAAGCGATCACCAACCGGTGGTTTTCCGGCAAGCAAACATCCCGGCTCCAATTCGCCCTCGGGGATGTGGGCTTTGACAATCCCACTGACAAACGGTACCTGTACGCCCAGGCGCCGGATGGGCGGATTGAAGCGTTCGTTGTCTTTCTCCCCTACCGTGGCGGGACGGCTTACATGGCTGATGTGACCCGCAGGCGTCCTGACGCCGTGTATGGCGCCATCCAACTGGTCATCACCCAGGCATTCGCCAAGTTCCGAGAAGAAGGACATACGACGGCAAGTCTTGGCATCGCTCCGCTGGCGGATGTCCACGAACCATGGAAACGGAAAGGATTCCAGTGGGAATGCCGGTATCTGTACCGACATATGAATCGGGTCTATGGCTTCCAATCCCTGAAAAACGCCAAAGCTGAGTACGCCCCCACCCGCTGGGAGCCGGTGTACGTGGTCTCCCGTCCCCGCCTGCTCACCTTCCGGATGCGGTACGCCATGGCGGATGTGTTGGACAGCAAGGGCTTCCATGATTACGTCCATGCATTTTTCTCCCACCGGCACGCTTACCTCTGA
- a CDS encoding extracellular solute-binding protein, translating to MKRHQALLLVLLIGVVLVFTSCHKTQEDKVLYLYNWTYYTPDEILQSFKEETGITVIVDNFASNEEMFAKVQAGGGAKGYDLIVPSQDYVSIMIKLGMLHELDHSKIPNLKYIRPEINKMAQYDPQMQYSVPYFAGGSGIAVNKTKVTDYARDWSIFADTRYKGKMSMLDDMREVMGAALKYLGYSANTTDDAQLQEAADLIITQWKPNLVKFDSESFGKSFASGEFTIVHCYAENVFQEVPEDQWGDIDFFVPPEGGVSYIDNFVIPKDAKHIDYAYQFINYFCDPKVYARFLDAFNYPSTVNTDAGQYQTATPYFQPDDIVNSELYVDLGADLDKYNALWQKIRYDQ from the coding sequence GTGAAACGTCATCAAGCGTTGCTGCTGGTCCTTCTCATCGGTGTGGTGCTGGTTTTCACCAGTTGCCACAAAACCCAGGAAGACAAGGTACTGTACCTATACAACTGGACCTATTATACTCCGGATGAAATCCTTCAATCCTTCAAAGAGGAAACAGGCATCACCGTCATCGTGGACAACTTCGCGTCCAACGAAGAGATGTTCGCCAAGGTCCAGGCGGGGGGCGGCGCGAAGGGCTATGACCTGATCGTTCCTTCCCAAGACTACGTCTCCATCATGATCAAGCTGGGAATGCTTCATGAACTTGACCATTCCAAGATCCCCAACCTGAAGTACATCCGTCCGGAGATCAACAAAATGGCCCAGTACGATCCCCAGATGCAGTACAGCGTACCCTACTTCGCGGGTGGCAGCGGGATCGCCGTCAACAAGACAAAGGTGACGGATTACGCGCGGGATTGGTCGATCTTCGCCGACACCCGGTACAAGGGCAAGATGTCCATGCTGGATGACATGCGCGAGGTGATGGGCGCCGCGTTGAAATACCTGGGCTACAGCGCCAATACGACGGATGACGCCCAGTTGCAGGAAGCGGCCGACCTGATCATCACCCAGTGGAAACCCAACCTGGTCAAGTTTGATTCGGAGAGTTTCGGCAAGAGTTTCGCCAGCGGGGAGTTCACCATCGTCCACTGCTACGCGGAGAACGTATTCCAGGAAGTGCCGGAAGACCAGTGGGGAGACATCGATTTCTTTGTTCCACCGGAAGGGGGTGTCAGCTACATCGACAACTTCGTCATTCCCAAGGACGCCAAGCACATCGACTACGCCTACCAGTTCATCAACTACTTCTGTGACCCGAAGGTGTACGCCCGGTTCCTGGACGCGTTCAACTATCCCAGCACGGTGAATACCGACGCGGGACAATACCAAACCGCCACGCCGTATTTCCAACCGGATGACATCGTCAACAGCGAACTATACGTGGATCTCGGTGCCGATTTGGACAAATACAACGCGCTTTGGCAGAAGATCCGGTACGATCAGTGA
- a CDS encoding ABC transporter permease: MNRPLRKNQFQEELKGTAYAWPMGLWFTLFFTVPLGIIILYSFLKRGLYGGVEWKFSLTAYRQMFNPSFAKVLLRTLWITIVATFFCMALALPTGYAMAKSKHQTLLLFLIIIPFWTNSLIRIYAWISLLSTEGFLNNILIKLHLISQPLHMIYNNGSVILVLIYMYLPFAILPLFTTIDKFDFSLIDAARDLGASKPQSMFLVLLPNIKSGITTSLIFTFIPIFGEYTVPLLVGGKESTMIGNIIVDQVSKTRNWPLASAFSMVLTILSLIGVFWMLTTGAREQVSQSKKVVTSQTELEDSVAEHHKTHQGGAS; the protein is encoded by the coding sequence ATGAACCGCCCGTTACGCAAGAACCAGTTCCAGGAAGAGTTGAAAGGAACGGCGTACGCCTGGCCGATGGGGCTGTGGTTCACGTTGTTCTTCACCGTGCCGCTGGGCATCATCATCCTGTACAGTTTTCTCAAACGCGGTCTGTACGGCGGCGTGGAATGGAAGTTTTCCCTCACCGCGTACCGCCAGATGTTCAATCCCAGCTTCGCCAAAGTATTGCTCCGGACACTGTGGATCACCATCGTGGCCACGTTCTTCTGCATGGCGCTGGCGCTTCCCACCGGATACGCCATGGCCAAGAGCAAGCACCAGACGCTCCTGCTGTTCTTGATCATCATCCCGTTCTGGACCAACAGCTTGATCCGCATCTACGCGTGGATCAGCCTGCTGTCCACCGAAGGATTTCTGAACAACATTCTGATCAAACTCCACCTGATCTCCCAGCCGCTCCACATGATCTACAACAACGGTTCGGTCATTCTCGTGTTGATCTACATGTATCTGCCCTTCGCCATTCTGCCCCTGTTCACCACCATCGACAAGTTTGACTTCTCGTTGATTGACGCCGCCAGGGATCTTGGGGCGTCCAAACCGCAGTCAATGTTCCTGGTGTTGCTGCCCAACATCAAAAGCGGCATCACCACCTCCCTGATCTTCACGTTCATCCCGATCTTCGGTGAGTACACCGTGCCGCTGCTCGTCGGTGGCAAGGAAAGCACAATGATCGGAAACATCATCGTCGACCAGGTGTCGAAGACAAGAAACTGGCCGCTTGCCTCGGCCTTCTCCATGGTATTGACCATCCTGTCGTTGATCGGCGTCTTCTGGATGCTGACCACCGGAGCGAGGGAACAGGTTTCCCAGTCGAAGAAGGTCGTCACGTCCCAGACGGAGCTTGAGGACAGCGTGGCGGAACACCACAAGACCCATCAGGGAGGCGCGTCATGA
- a CDS encoding ABC transporter ATP-binding protein: MNGVEVTIKNVSRTYGDFKALDNVSIQIHKGEFFSLLGPSGCGKTTLLRIIAGFDSPDTGDVLFDGKDVLPLPPDKRQSNTVFQTYALFPHLTVYDNIAFPLRLKKLDKATIDKKVREYIHLVQLDQHIDKKPSMLSGGQKQRVAIARALINEPKVLLLDEPLSALDAKLRQSLLIDLDNLHEQVGITFIYVTHDQSEALSVSDRIAVMNQGQVLQIGNPYEIYEAPATRFVSKFIGETNYFEGTIVSCEKQGDEYLCMVDIPELGQQVSVTDYDPQPVGAHEAFTIRPEKIRITSEAPAVHPGQSVNSFQGYVDEPVYSGFQSKFFVRLDAGEHPIFKIFKQHTTFLDDGPEIEWKDHVYINWTATDGYLIKDLKR; encoded by the coding sequence TTGAACGGCGTGGAAGTGACCATCAAAAACGTCTCTCGGACGTACGGGGATTTCAAAGCTCTGGACAACGTCTCCATCCAGATTCACAAAGGAGAGTTCTTCTCCTTGTTGGGGCCTTCGGGATGCGGCAAGACGACGCTGCTGCGCATCATTGCGGGATTCGATTCTCCGGATACCGGAGACGTCTTGTTCGACGGCAAGGACGTGTTGCCGCTCCCCCCGGACAAACGGCAATCCAATACCGTCTTCCAGACCTACGCGCTGTTCCCCCACCTTACGGTGTATGACAACATCGCGTTCCCGCTCCGTCTGAAGAAACTGGACAAGGCAACCATCGACAAGAAGGTGCGTGAATACATTCATCTGGTACAGCTGGACCAACACATCGACAAGAAACCGTCGATGCTCTCCGGCGGCCAGAAGCAACGGGTGGCCATCGCCCGCGCGTTGATCAACGAGCCGAAGGTGCTCCTTTTGGACGAACCGCTTTCCGCGTTGGACGCCAAACTCCGCCAGAGTCTGTTGATTGACCTGGACAACCTGCATGAGCAGGTGGGCATCACGTTCATCTACGTCACCCACGACCAGAGCGAAGCGCTCTCCGTCAGTGATCGGATCGCCGTAATGAACCAGGGACAGGTGCTGCAGATCGGCAACCCGTACGAAATCTACGAGGCTCCGGCGACCCGTTTCGTCTCCAAGTTCATCGGGGAGACCAACTACTTTGAAGGAACCATCGTCTCCTGCGAAAAACAAGGGGATGAATACCTGTGCATGGTGGACATTCCCGAACTGGGGCAGCAGGTCAGCGTCACCGATTACGACCCCCAGCCGGTGGGAGCCCACGAGGCGTTCACCATCCGGCCGGAGAAGATCCGGATCACCAGCGAAGCGCCTGCCGTCCATCCCGGACAGAGCGTCAACAGCTTCCAAGGATATGTGGATGAGCCGGTGTACAGCGGCTTCCAGTCCAAATTCTTTGTCCGGCTGGACGCGGGAGAACATCCGATCTTCAAGATCTTCAAGCAGCACACCACCTTCCTGGACGACGGTCCAGAAATTGAGTGGAAGGATCATGTGTACATCAACTGGACGGCTACCGACGGGTATCTGATCAAGGACCTGAAACGATGA
- the putP gene encoding sodium/proline symporter PutP, giving the protein MTYTNLLTALAFIIYLVLMLIIGFVTMRKTKKTDDYFLGGRNVGPWFTALSAEASDMSSWLLMGLPGVAYFSGLKEAFWTALGLLIGTYLNWLFVAKRLRIYTIQAKNSITIPEFLSNRFHDKSGVIKAIGAVLIILFFVIYTASGFVACGKLFNSVFGMSYYSGLLLGVVVILGYTLMGGYLAVVSTDFLQGTLMFIALAITVFLGINHAGGASYSFESLKAMGSQFVNPFAGEKYGVMNAISTLAWGLGYFGMPHILVRFMSIKRNEDIKTARRISMVWVFIAMFCALIVGVVGKLIISPAYASQAAAESVFIDSAKLLFPTFIAGIFLCAILAASMSTADSQLLVASSAFSEDLYKTFIHKRASDKEVLMVSRISVIAITLIAIFLAMDQNSSVFRIVSYAWAGFGATFGPAILASVFWKKATRKGCIAAMISGGVTVIVWKQLHGGLFDLYELLPAFIIATLFLVVFSLLDKSDNSTVEAEFDQFQASLKAS; this is encoded by the coding sequence ATGACGTACACAAATCTTTTGACGGCATTGGCGTTCATTATTTATCTGGTGTTGATGCTGATCATCGGGTTCGTCACAATGCGCAAGACGAAAAAAACGGATGACTACTTCCTGGGAGGAAGGAACGTGGGCCCCTGGTTCACCGCCCTTTCCGCGGAAGCGTCGGATATGTCCAGCTGGCTGTTGATGGGTCTTCCCGGTGTCGCCTATTTCTCCGGATTGAAGGAAGCGTTCTGGACGGCGCTGGGGCTGTTGATCGGCACGTACCTGAACTGGCTGTTTGTCGCAAAACGGCTGAGGATATACACCATTCAGGCCAAGAATTCCATCACCATTCCGGAGTTCCTGTCCAACCGGTTCCATGACAAGAGCGGCGTCATCAAGGCGATCGGCGCCGTGTTGATCATCCTGTTCTTCGTCATCTATACGGCAAGCGGATTCGTCGCCTGCGGCAAACTGTTCAACTCGGTATTCGGGATGAGCTACTACTCCGGCCTGCTGTTGGGCGTCGTGGTGATTCTGGGTTATACGTTGATGGGCGGGTATCTTGCCGTCGTCTCCACCGATTTCCTGCAGGGTACGTTGATGTTCATCGCGTTGGCCATCACCGTGTTCCTAGGAATCAATCATGCCGGAGGCGCGTCCTATTCGTTTGAGAGCCTGAAGGCGATGGGCTCCCAGTTCGTCAATCCGTTCGCAGGAGAGAAGTATGGGGTGATGAACGCCATCTCCACCCTGGCGTGGGGTCTGGGGTACTTCGGCATGCCACACATCCTGGTACGGTTCATGAGCATCAAGCGGAACGAAGACATCAAGACGGCACGCCGCATCTCCATGGTATGGGTATTCATCGCCATGTTCTGCGCCCTGATCGTCGGTGTGGTCGGCAAACTGATCATCAGCCCGGCATACGCCAGTCAGGCTGCGGCGGAGTCGGTATTCATCGACAGCGCCAAACTGCTCTTCCCCACGTTCATCGCCGGCATCTTCCTCTGCGCAATTCTTGCGGCTAGCATGAGCACGGCGGACAGCCAGCTGCTCGTCGCCTCCAGCGCGTTCTCCGAAGACCTGTACAAGACGTTCATCCATAAACGCGCCAGTGACAAGGAAGTGTTGATGGTCAGCAGAATTTCCGTCATTGCCATTACGTTGATCGCCATCTTCCTGGCAATGGATCAGAATTCTTCCGTATTCCGGATCGTCAGTTACGCCTGGGCGGGCTTCGGCGCGACGTTCGGACCGGCCATCCTGGCTTCGGTGTTCTGGAAGAAAGCGACCCGCAAAGGCTGCATCGCCGCGATGATCAGCGGAGGGGTGACGGTCATCGTATGGAAACAGCTCCATGGAGGTCTGTTCGATCTGTACGAACTGCTTCCCGCGTTCATCATCGCTACCCTCTTCCTGGTGGTGTTCAGTCTGCTGGACAAGAGCGACAACAGCACCGTTGAGGCGGAGTTCGATCAATTCCAGGCTTCCCTCAAGGCAAGCTGA
- a CDS encoding ABC transporter permease — MNYHTYTNKRHFSFSTTMLCLVIIFLFIPLFVVVLFSFNSTKGMEWHGASIVWYEKLLFGSQPLWRAFENSVIIALASSVTATLLGTLASIGIKWYRFKGKTYITAISYLPMVLPEVIIGVSMLIFFSAVHLNLGMVTIFIAHTTFELPFAFMMVSARLDEFDYSTIEAAHDLGANEVQTLVMVTIPSLMPGIMSAFLMCVTMSLEDFVITFFVSGPGSGTLPIYVYSQIRYGVSPVINALSFVMILGTMLLAFVFRRFLKNVAASG; from the coding sequence ATGAACTACCACACCTACACCAACAAGAGGCATTTTTCGTTCAGCACCACCATGCTTTGCCTGGTGATCATCTTCCTGTTCATCCCTCTGTTTGTCGTCGTGCTCTTTTCGTTCAACAGCACCAAGGGGATGGAATGGCATGGCGCGTCCATCGTCTGGTACGAGAAGCTGCTGTTCGGCAGCCAGCCGCTGTGGCGTGCGTTTGAGAACAGCGTGATCATCGCCCTGGCCAGCAGCGTCACCGCGACGCTTCTGGGAACGCTGGCGTCCATTGGCATCAAATGGTACCGGTTCAAGGGAAAGACCTACATCACCGCCATCAGCTATCTGCCGATGGTTCTGCCGGAGGTGATCATCGGCGTCTCCATGTTGATCTTTTTCTCCGCCGTGCATCTGAACCTCGGCATGGTGACGATCTTCATCGCCCACACCACCTTCGAGCTTCCGTTCGCGTTCATGATGGTCTCGGCACGACTGGACGAGTTCGACTACAGCACCATCGAGGCGGCCCATGACCTGGGAGCCAACGAAGTGCAGACCCTGGTGATGGTCACCATTCCGTCGCTGATGCCCGGCATCATGTCAGCGTTCCTGATGTGCGTGACGATGAGCCTTGAGGACTTCGTCATCACGTTCTTTGTCAGCGGACCGGGATCGGGGACGCTGCCCATCTACGTCTACTCACAGATCCGCTACGGAGTCTCCCCGGTGATCAACGCGCTTTCGTTCGTCATGATCCTCGGCACGATGCTGCTGGCGTTCGTGTTCCGCAGATTCCTGAAGAATGTCGCCGCATCCGGTTGA